A region from the Leptospira ellinghausenii genome encodes:
- a CDS encoding FG-GAP repeat protein — translation MFRSLLVRNSIGILLIHFSISCNPLTLNNPCDQKSKAYIETLLLASVSETPIPFCGFRVGNSPKLWETQAYLKASNADANDGFGYSVAISGDTIVVGAAGESSNQTTITNGPTASSDNSLGSAGAAYVFQRFGSSWSQAAYLKPSNLGGTDQFGVSVAIDRDTIVVGANQEDSNQTTITNAPNAIAPNEGATDSGAAYVFQRSGTTWSEQAYLKPSNTGANDQFGISLAISGDTIAVGAYFEDSNQTSITNGSPAPANEGATNAGAVYVFQRSGTTWSEQAYLKPSNMEAGDRFGITVDISNDTIVVGANLEASNQITITNGSGASVDNSAVNAGAAYVFRRTGTTWTQEAYLKAPNAESGDQFGNAVAIDGDTIVVGAFAESSNQTTITNGTTASSDNSASIAGAAYVFQRTGSTWSHQAYLKPPNLGADDRFGNTVAIEGNTILVSSIFEDNNQTTVTNGTMPNDDNSLSNSGAVYVFQRSGSTWAFRAYFKAPNADVEDRFGNAISISGDTAVVGVNLEDSNQNTITNGPTASTNNSALTSGAAFVFFRK, via the coding sequence GTGTTTCGTTCGTTATTAGTGAGAAACTCCATTGGAATCTTGTTAATTCATTTTTCCATAAGTTGTAATCCATTAACATTAAATAACCCCTGCGATCAAAAATCAAAAGCATATATAGAGACCTTGTTACTCGCTTCCGTATCGGAAACTCCAATTCCCTTTTGTGGATTCCGCGTTGGTAATTCTCCAAAACTATGGGAAACACAGGCCTATCTCAAAGCATCAAATGCAGATGCAAATGATGGCTTCGGATATTCTGTCGCCATCTCTGGTGATACAATCGTGGTGGGAGCTGCAGGTGAGTCAAGTAACCAAACGACAATTACGAATGGACCCACTGCGAGTAGTGACAACTCATTAGGCTCGGCTGGTGCGGCATACGTCTTCCAAAGATTTGGTTCGTCATGGTCGCAAGCTGCATACCTAAAACCTTCTAATTTAGGTGGAACAGATCAATTTGGAGTCTCTGTTGCGATTGATAGAGATACCATAGTGGTTGGAGCAAACCAAGAAGATAGCAATCAAACGACGATTACGAATGCGCCTAATGCTATTGCTCCGAATGAAGGAGCTACTGATTCAGGTGCAGCTTATGTATTCCAAAGATCAGGCACTACTTGGTCAGAGCAAGCCTACCTAAAACCATCTAACACCGGAGCAAATGATCAGTTTGGAATTTCCCTTGCTATATCAGGTGATACCATTGCTGTTGGCGCCTATTTTGAAGATAGCAACCAAACAAGCATTACGAATGGATCTCCTGCTCCAGCCAATGAGGGAGCAACAAATGCAGGTGCCGTTTACGTGTTCCAAAGGTCCGGCACTACGTGGTCAGAACAAGCCTACTTAAAGCCGTCTAATATGGAAGCAGGTGATCGTTTTGGTATTACAGTTGACATCTCAAATGATACGATTGTTGTCGGTGCTAATTTAGAGGCGAGTAATCAGATTACAATTACGAACGGATCTGGTGCCAGTGTCGACAACTCAGCAGTCAATGCAGGAGCGGCTTATGTCTTCCGTAGAACTGGCACGACCTGGACTCAAGAAGCCTACTTAAAGGCACCTAACGCAGAATCCGGTGATCAATTTGGCAATGCGGTTGCGATTGATGGCGACACTATAGTAGTCGGCGCCTTTGCTGAATCAAGCAATCAGACTACAATCACAAATGGAACTACGGCCAGCTCCGACAACTCAGCTAGCATAGCAGGCGCCGCTTATGTGTTCCAAAGAACGGGTTCGACATGGAGCCACCAAGCCTACCTCAAACCTCCCAATCTAGGAGCAGACGATCGTTTTGGAAACACAGTTGCTATCGAAGGGAATACGATCTTAGTTAGTTCCATTTTTGAAGATAATAACCAAACAACGGTTACAAATGGAACGATGCCTAATGATGACAACAGCCTATCTAATTCCGGTGCGGTTTATGTATTCCAAAGGTCAGGTTCCACTTGGGCATTTAGGGCTTATTTCAAAGCTCCCAATGCCGATGTCGAAGACAGATTTGGCAATGCGATTTCTATTTCAGGAGATACTGCCGTCGTTGGGGTGAACCTAGAGGACAGCAATCAAAATACTATTACCAATGGACCAACTGCCAGTACAAACAATTCAGCTTTAACGTCTGGTGCAGCCTTTGTGTTTTTTAGAAAGTAA
- the leuD gene encoding 3-isopropylmalate dehydratase small subunit, with protein sequence MKTNHWTIHSGVVVSNPREDIDTDQILPKQFMKLINKNGFGTHLFHDWRYLDFEGKALNPEFILNQEGFMNASVLIAGKNFGCGSSREHAPWALADFGFRVIIAPSFADIFSINAAKNGIALVRLQEGEIHTLLEWVSKQGIAQIQINLETYEVKAGEHSFSFQLDSASVNRIRNGWDDIDITLKHENEILEFETKQRMERSFLEVCW encoded by the coding sequence ATGAAAACAAATCATTGGACTATCCATTCGGGAGTTGTTGTATCCAATCCAAGAGAGGACATTGATACCGATCAAATCCTTCCTAAACAATTTATGAAGTTAATCAATAAAAATGGTTTTGGTACCCATTTATTCCATGATTGGCGGTATTTAGATTTTGAAGGAAAGGCATTGAATCCAGAATTCATTTTGAACCAAGAGGGATTTATGAATGCGAGTGTTCTCATCGCTGGAAAAAATTTTGGCTGTGGTTCGAGTCGGGAACATGCACCTTGGGCACTTGCTGATTTTGGATTCCGAGTGATTATCGCACCTTCTTTTGCAGACATATTTTCAATCAATGCTGCTAAGAATGGAATCGCACTGGTTCGATTGCAAGAAGGAGAAATCCATACTTTGTTGGAATGGGTTTCCAAACAAGGAATCGCACAAATCCAAATCAATCTAGAAACATATGAAGTGAAAGCGGGGGAACATAGCTTTTCATTCCAATTGGATTCTGCTTCCGTGAATCGAATCCGCAATGGTTGGGACGACATCGATATCACTTTGAAACACGAAAACGAGATTTTGGAATTCGAAACAAAACAAAGGATGGAACGATCGTTTTTAGAAGTCTGTTGGTGA
- a CDS encoding LysR family transcriptional regulator gives MEFRQIIYFLEISESGTYQKAASRLGLTQPALSKQMFLLEKELGITVLERGGKSVRLTHEGERFYQYSIRMKELWEEIQNAFSKENELKGNFSISAGGTVSAWILPQILKDILKKRPGLSLSVREGDASETKDAVLKGEVELGILTGPISEPSLNVLEFLSDRIYPVAAKDHPIFQKTKIKIEDLKKQPFVCFHPGSALRKAVEKKIKSFTKDFGPNIAMELRSVESVVKSLEAGLGIGFLSEYSINSKLKKIKFDDWNTDRKFYLCYRKKSGPTLAYLAEEILKSAEKWEIERE, from the coding sequence ATGGAATTCCGACAGATCATCTACTTTCTAGAAATCTCAGAATCAGGAACATATCAAAAAGCAGCAAGTCGATTGGGCTTAACACAACCAGCACTCTCCAAACAAATGTTCCTTTTAGAAAAGGAACTAGGGATCACTGTATTGGAAAGAGGAGGAAAATCAGTTCGACTCACGCATGAAGGAGAAAGGTTCTATCAATATTCAATTCGGATGAAAGAGTTGTGGGAAGAAATTCAAAATGCTTTTTCAAAAGAGAATGAATTAAAAGGTAACTTTTCTATTTCTGCAGGTGGGACAGTATCTGCTTGGATCTTACCTCAAATCTTAAAAGATATTCTAAAAAAAAGACCAGGACTCTCCCTTTCCGTTCGAGAAGGAGATGCCTCTGAAACTAAGGACGCAGTATTAAAAGGTGAAGTTGAGCTTGGTATCTTAACCGGACCCATTTCGGAACCGAGTTTGAATGTATTGGAATTTTTATCCGACAGAATTTATCCTGTTGCCGCAAAAGACCATCCAATCTTCCAAAAAACAAAAATCAAAATTGAGGATTTAAAAAAACAACCTTTTGTATGTTTCCATCCAGGTTCCGCGCTGAGAAAGGCCGTCGAAAAAAAGATTAAATCATTTACAAAAGATTTTGGCCCAAACATCGCGATGGAACTTAGGAGTGTAGAATCCGTGGTCAAATCATTAGAAGCAGGACTTGGAATTGGATTTTTATCTGAATATTCTATTAATTCGAAATTAAAGAAAATTAAATTCGATGACTGGAACACCGATCGAAAATTTTACCTCTGTTATCGCAAAAAATCGGGACCAACACTTGCTTATCTCGCCGAAGAAATTCTCAAATCAGCAGAAAAATGGGAAATAGAACGAGAATAA
- a CDS encoding AgmX/PglI C-terminal domain-containing protein, producing the protein MKNQIPYQKEIILVTITTFILSILYFLFLRPNSNGNQFTPPSMEVDKKGLSPYHKREVNFTITKHKRKIQICYNLYLETNPKIEEGKIQFDWQIEPDGVPTKVELIQSDLPSDSLISCLQKEISSWEFPPPPERSHNTYAEYTFFFKKDLNVPR; encoded by the coding sequence ATGAAAAATCAGATTCCCTATCAAAAAGAAATCATTCTTGTCACAATAACTACCTTTATCTTAAGCATTTTGTATTTTCTTTTCCTTCGACCAAACTCAAATGGAAATCAATTCACGCCACCCTCAATGGAAGTGGATAAAAAAGGTCTCTCACCTTACCACAAACGAGAAGTGAATTTTACCATCACCAAACACAAACGGAAAATTCAAATTTGTTACAATTTATACTTAGAAACAAATCCTAAAATCGAAGAAGGCAAAATCCAATTCGATTGGCAGATCGAACCCGATGGTGTTCCTACAAAAGTGGAACTCATCCAATCCGATTTACCATCTGATTCACTGATCAGTTGTTTACAAAAAGAAATCAGTTCATGGGAATTTCCTCCTCCACCGGAAAGATCGCATAACACCTACGCAGAATATACTTTTTTCTTTAAAAAGGATTTGAATGTTCCAAGATAA
- a CDS encoding DUF1554 domain-containing protein — protein sequence MNPKRQRFLPLLFQICLLILILTDCKALENNNLCDPNSDTFKEVQISKIFTKDNSPICGKDYISNIIPYSVGGSVTGLISSGLRLSLNGIITLSVENGSKNFYFLNILTSGSSYSVKVSNQPAGFLCSVTNGDGIIKNSDVNSVSVSCAPTCNPCNLFLTNSGYPPNPGSAKNFDTSCMADANYPGTGNYKAMVVDGVTRNASITANIGDGQIDWVFAPNRTYRQSEGIIGTTNSAGLFVTTLSVRFSVNSKYWTGLNTNWTTNTGNTCDLWRSATGSFTGIMGQGNSTLIADITAGWTPDPCNLSNQQLICVEQ from the coding sequence ATGAATCCAAAGAGACAAAGATTTTTACCTCTCCTCTTCCAAATTTGTTTATTGATTCTAATTTTAACGGATTGTAAGGCATTAGAAAATAATAATCTTTGTGATCCAAATTCAGATACTTTTAAAGAAGTTCAAATTTCGAAAATCTTTACTAAGGATAACTCTCCTATTTGTGGTAAGGATTATATATCAAACATTATCCCTTATTCAGTCGGAGGATCCGTAACAGGGTTAATCAGTTCTGGATTAAGGCTATCACTCAATGGAATTATTACATTGTCGGTTGAGAATGGCAGCAAAAATTTTTATTTTTTGAATATTCTCACCAGTGGATCTTCGTATTCGGTAAAGGTATCTAACCAACCTGCAGGGTTTTTGTGTTCCGTCACAAATGGTGATGGCATCATTAAGAATTCTGATGTGAATTCGGTTTCTGTTTCTTGTGCTCCCACTTGTAATCCCTGTAATTTGTTCCTAACGAATTCTGGATACCCTCCAAACCCGGGAAGTGCGAAAAATTTTGATACTTCCTGTATGGCTGATGCAAATTATCCTGGTACCGGAAATTATAAAGCAATGGTTGTCGATGGAGTAACTAGGAACGCATCAATTACTGCCAATATAGGTGATGGACAAATCGATTGGGTATTCGCACCGAATCGAACATATCGTCAATCAGAAGGAATTATCGGTACAACAAATTCGGCAGGATTATTCGTAACTACTTTGTCAGTGAGATTCTCAGTCAATTCAAAGTATTGGACTGGATTAAATACCAATTGGACAACCAATACAGGTAATACTTGTGACTTGTGGAGAAGTGCGACTGGATCATTTACGGGTATTATGGGGCAAGGAAATTCTACGCTGATTGCTGATATCACAGCTGGTTGGACTCCTGATCCTTGTAATTTAAGTAACCAACAGTTAATTTGTGTCGAACAATAG
- the leuC gene encoding 3-isopropylmalate dehydratase large subunit, whose translation MGQTLYDKIWENHRIIESSDSETILYVDRHILHEVTSAQAFEGLRTKNRHVRRKDLTFGVVDHNVSTRDRKNRDAAGPVSRLQIDTMEKNCKEFGIQLYGPEDPEQGIVNVVGPEMGFTIPGSVIVCGDSHTATHGAFGALAFGIGTSEVEHVLATQTLKQAKTKSMLVRFVGTPGFGITAKDIVLALIAKIGTSGGRGYTIEYSGEWIESLSMEARMTLCNMSIEAGARASLIAPDEITFNYLRDKKHIPKGESFQRAFEYWKTFFSDVDAIFDSKIELDISKIEPQVTWGTNPSQTISIGSVIPNPEEFQEIRERETAKNALAYMDLQPGTPMSEINIDKVFIGSCTNGRIEDLRSAAEVAKGKKVHPNVQAIVVPGSRGVKRQAEQEGLDKIFLAAGFEWREPGCSLCLAMNDDVLQPGERCASTSNRNFEGRQGRGGRTHLVSPSMAVAAAVTGKLTDVRSFA comes from the coding sequence ATGGGACAGACTCTATACGACAAAATTTGGGAAAACCATCGGATCATAGAAAGTTCTGATTCTGAAACGATATTATATGTGGACAGGCATATCCTCCACGAGGTGACTTCAGCCCAAGCATTTGAAGGCTTAAGAACTAAGAATCGTCATGTGAGAAGGAAAGATCTCACCTTTGGAGTTGTGGATCATAATGTTTCCACTAGGGATCGGAAAAACAGAGATGCTGCGGGGCCTGTCTCACGTTTACAAATTGATACTATGGAGAAAAATTGTAAGGAATTTGGGATCCAATTGTATGGCCCAGAAGATCCCGAACAAGGAATTGTAAATGTTGTTGGCCCAGAGATGGGTTTTACAATCCCAGGTTCTGTGATTGTATGCGGAGATTCTCATACAGCAACCCATGGTGCCTTTGGAGCGTTAGCGTTTGGTATTGGTACGAGTGAAGTGGAACATGTTCTTGCGACACAAACCTTAAAACAAGCAAAAACCAAATCAATGTTAGTTCGTTTTGTTGGAACACCTGGATTTGGGATTACGGCAAAAGATATTGTCCTAGCACTCATTGCAAAAATCGGAACTTCCGGAGGAAGAGGATATACGATAGAATATTCAGGTGAATGGATTGAATCATTATCGATGGAAGCTCGAATGACCTTATGTAATATGAGTATCGAAGCCGGTGCAAGAGCAAGTCTTATCGCACCAGACGAGATAACATTTAATTATCTTAGAGATAAAAAACACATTCCAAAAGGTGAAAGTTTTCAAAGAGCATTCGAGTATTGGAAAACGTTTTTTTCAGACGTCGATGCTATTTTTGATTCTAAGATCGAATTGGATATTTCAAAAATTGAACCACAGGTCACTTGGGGGACAAATCCATCACAGACGATATCAATTGGAAGTGTCATTCCTAATCCAGAAGAGTTCCAAGAAATACGGGAAAGAGAAACTGCAAAAAATGCTTTGGCTTATATGGATTTACAACCAGGGACTCCCATGTCTGAAATTAACATAGATAAGGTGTTTATCGGATCTTGTACGAATGGCAGAATTGAAGATTTACGATCTGCTGCGGAAGTGGCAAAAGGAAAAAAAGTTCATCCGAATGTACAAGCTATTGTGGTTCCTGGTTCTCGGGGAGTCAAACGGCAAGCGGAACAAGAGGGTTTGGACAAAATCTTTTTAGCAGCGGGATTTGAATGGAGAGAACCTGGTTGTTCTCTTTGCCTTGCAATGAATGACGACGTTTTACAACCGGGAGAAAGATGTGCTTCCACTTCGAATCGTAATTTTGAAGGAAGGCAGGGAAGAGGAGGAAGGACACATTTAGTGAGTCCTTCCATGGCAGTCGCAGCAGCAGTGACTGGAAAATTAACAGATGTGAGGAGTTTCGCATGA
- a CDS encoding c-di-GMP phosphodiesterase: MSDSPLISPDQLAKFEFNDDLLSSYRKSKQIPLDLYDRNGKLIMAKKKNATEEDFGKLLKIELQGAYCLTTDTKHLRVTSGETTDPRQTKLFDPDKTTEFAKQTESLILELKKEAFNSDHALRVHKSIGKVLDDFTSNPDFEFGLFNILEILNHAGVPVESELMTKRTIVAMGMKVRTKKIGVGDDNKPNKKDHLSVMTASFLADIGYSKLVLPDKPNLTKEEYNAIQQHPIISYLMTLAAPEITQEIRTLVLNHHRPFRGNSINNNFPDNNTVFRKLMVIRDKFIKDPSKKMIVADIDAQLRIQESNVNSVNFEEDIAILSLASEYASLTTNQPWRPAFSSATALKMIVNDSFFSYSNRNIRHLLDYVGASLTNNQNIINVGDYVITASIDSEKQVHFDICKILEVDRFQTRPKIQRLCTIKPLFKKGIKYRIADFDINEIRMDKRRAVIDLAGQTSSTQRIIYIIDPEMNAPLFDAVTKMDIS, from the coding sequence TTGAGCGATTCTCCTTTAATTTCCCCTGACCAACTTGCTAAATTTGAATTTAATGATGATCTGCTAAGCAGTTATCGTAAGAGCAAACAAATCCCACTCGATCTTTATGATCGCAATGGCAAGCTCATCATGGCAAAAAAAAAGAATGCGACAGAAGAGGATTTTGGCAAACTTTTAAAGATTGAGTTACAAGGAGCCTATTGCCTCACAACAGACACAAAACATTTACGAGTCACATCCGGAGAAACAACAGACCCTCGCCAAACAAAACTTTTTGATCCAGACAAAACTACAGAATTTGCAAAACAAACCGAATCATTGATCCTTGAGTTAAAAAAAGAAGCTTTCAATTCGGATCATGCGCTGAGAGTACACAAATCAATTGGAAAAGTTTTAGATGACTTCACAAGTAATCCAGATTTTGAATTCGGATTATTTAATATATTAGAGATTTTGAATCATGCGGGTGTACCAGTTGAATCAGAACTAATGACCAAACGAACAATTGTTGCGATGGGTATGAAAGTCCGAACTAAAAAGATTGGTGTAGGTGATGATAATAAACCAAACAAAAAAGACCATCTTTCAGTGATGACAGCAAGTTTTCTTGCAGATATAGGTTATTCAAAATTAGTTTTACCTGACAAACCAAACCTTACAAAAGAAGAATACAATGCAATCCAACAACATCCGATTATCAGTTATTTGATGACGCTTGCCGCACCTGAAATTACCCAAGAGATTCGTACTCTAGTTTTGAACCATCATAGACCCTTTCGAGGGAATTCAATTAATAATAACTTCCCTGACAATAATACCGTATTTAGAAAGTTAATGGTAATTAGAGATAAGTTTATCAAAGACCCAAGTAAAAAAATGATTGTTGCTGATATCGATGCACAACTTCGGATCCAAGAATCAAATGTAAACTCAGTCAATTTTGAAGAAGATATAGCAATTTTATCTCTTGCTAGTGAATATGCAAGTTTAACAACAAACCAACCTTGGCGACCTGCATTCAGTTCAGCAACAGCATTAAAAATGATTGTGAATGATTCTTTTTTTTCCTATAGCAATCGAAACATACGCCATTTGTTAGACTATGTTGGCGCGAGTTTAACTAATAATCAGAATATCATCAACGTGGGTGATTATGTTATCACAGCATCTATTGATTCAGAAAAACAGGTGCATTTTGATATTTGCAAAATTTTAGAAGTGGATCGTTTCCAAACACGTCCAAAAATCCAAAGGTTATGCACCATCAAACCTTTGTTCAAAAAAGGGATTAAATATAGAATTGCCGATTTTGATATCAATGAAATTCGAATGGACAAACGGAGAGCAGTCATTGACCTTGCAGGCCAAACTTCGAGTACACAAAGGATCATCTACATCATTGATCCAGAAATGAACGCACCTCTTTTTGATGCAGTCACAAAAATGGACATCTCATAA
- a CDS encoding LA_0442/LA_0875 N-terminal domain-containing protein, whose protein sequence is MKQSFFLLCTVFLFANVSLQSETILFKSGEKIEGSVLGQDKDSVTIKLADGNTKVYPKSLIQKVFYGRKTDSAALKKEPQPSEKEKKQREEKELAEKQKREAEELKAKEEKLKKREEQLSNAKRHYIEGSLGLGSGENQMELRPFFQSIQIAGLLFGGGGAELQSTPYKTKNHSFTPRLFYAWNRLTVEIRGTEATGNFNVGGFQTISSGGGSGSSSSGEKSTNALFGNGDTKFQKVSTRIGFTPYPHPFFDFQFVAGVERIWTKSNQEVASIGGLTSTGNNPSRADFRDSTHSLKGYSVGIGYEWKFWDRFSLQGQILHLDMQGPSSFRSNEFGFETSPFKYRQFGLDYQWKSTGTEVNVKLSTKIKGDVSFFLEASNMVLKNKLGSGYITENEGGGNSDPSQILVKIYAPQILIPMLLDSKTILTYVQIGANYRFNF, encoded by the coding sequence ATGAAACAATCCTTCTTTTTATTATGTACCGTTTTTCTTTTCGCCAATGTCTCCCTTCAGAGTGAAACCATTCTTTTTAAATCTGGAGAAAAAATCGAAGGTTCCGTTTTAGGCCAAGATAAGGATTCTGTGACAATCAAACTAGCAGACGGAAATACGAAGGTGTATCCAAAGTCATTGATCCAAAAAGTTTTCTATGGGCGGAAAACAGATTCTGCGGCTCTTAAAAAAGAACCTCAACCTTCTGAGAAAGAAAAAAAGCAGAGAGAAGAGAAGGAACTTGCTGAAAAACAAAAACGGGAAGCAGAAGAACTCAAAGCTAAAGAGGAAAAACTCAAAAAAAGAGAAGAACAACTATCAAATGCAAAACGCCATTATATAGAAGGTTCCTTAGGCCTAGGAAGTGGAGAAAACCAAATGGAACTCCGTCCTTTCTTTCAATCCATTCAAATTGCGGGGCTACTTTTTGGTGGAGGTGGAGCTGAGCTTCAATCCACTCCATATAAAACAAAAAATCACAGTTTCACACCTCGTTTGTTTTATGCGTGGAACCGGTTAACAGTTGAAATCCGAGGAACAGAAGCAACTGGGAATTTTAATGTAGGTGGATTCCAAACAATCTCTTCAGGTGGTGGAAGTGGTTCATCCTCTAGTGGTGAAAAATCAACGAATGCATTATTTGGAAACGGAGATACAAAGTTCCAAAAGGTATCAACAAGAATCGGTTTTACACCATACCCACATCCATTTTTTGATTTTCAATTTGTTGCTGGAGTGGAGCGCATTTGGACAAAGAGTAACCAAGAAGTAGCAAGTATTGGTGGATTGACAAGTACAGGTAATAATCCCTCGCGCGCAGATTTCCGTGATTCGACCCATTCGCTCAAAGGTTATAGCGTAGGGATCGGATACGAATGGAAATTTTGGGATCGTTTTTCTCTACAAGGGCAGATTTTGCATTTGGATATGCAAGGACCTTCTTCGTTTCGAAGTAACGAATTTGGATTTGAAACATCACCATTTAAATATAGACAATTTGGTTTGGACTACCAATGGAAATCCACTGGAACAGAAGTGAATGTAAAATTGTCCACAAAAATCAAAGGTGATGTTAGTTTCTTTTTGGAAGCAAGTAACATGGTTCTAAAAAACAAATTAGGATCGGGTTACATCACAGAAAATGAAGGAGGAGGAAATTCTGATCCTTCTCAAATTCTAGTGAAAATATATGCTCCACAAATCCTCATTCCTATGTTATTGGATTCAAAGACGATTCTCACTTACGTTCAAATTGGTGCAAATTATCGCTTTAATTTTTGA
- a CDS encoding methyl-accepting chemotaxis protein — MFDKLFFQKNTMTISDDLFTEVMLRNNKRMFLSFLSILALANIATLSIKVAGKGSDYLTYQSILIEFVLATSILIVGFLLSSKLKTHWTSSYISITGVTLCLLVFQYVIYGATELSATFYISFVLSVLYFNRNASIYNFVLIIVSEFVLFTLRPELIPGGPKSNIIVRFLIFVWVGIGATVGATATRTLLNLAVEKQKEAKKALDSLLQMAKTILNTIELMKQQIRNQDTISEELKQISEHQATSLTEISISLQDLSSKADSNNKIAKSLYHESESSIQSVNDLKTINETVQTGTGRIYQNLDVVMDYSNETSEHIHLSINKFNILQEKSTEISDFVSVINDIADKVNLLSLNASIEAARAGEHGRGFAVVAEEISKLADATTKNSKEISKIIQENLTLISESNELINRSSERMGKLSKAIGIIKSEINGVGSKIEDIDKAIATIDNLNTRIYETSKTIENSTNSQKLATEESTKITVKISEYASNIVEISKQISESSKSTGGIMTQLDEMAKEMKN, encoded by the coding sequence TTGTTTGATAAACTTTTTTTTCAAAAGAATACGATGACCATTTCCGATGACCTCTTCACGGAGGTGATGTTACGAAACAACAAACGAATGTTTTTATCGTTTCTTTCCATCCTTGCCTTAGCCAACATTGCAACACTTTCGATTAAAGTTGCCGGAAAAGGATCCGATTATTTGACCTACCAGAGTATATTGATCGAATTTGTTTTAGCAACTTCTATCTTGATTGTTGGATTCTTATTATCCTCAAAATTAAAAACCCATTGGACATCAAGTTATATTTCTATAACTGGAGTTACATTATGTTTATTGGTATTCCAATATGTAATTTACGGGGCAACAGAACTTTCAGCAACGTTTTACATTTCATTTGTTTTAAGTGTATTGTATTTCAACAGGAACGCCTCTATTTACAACTTTGTTTTGATAATTGTTTCTGAATTTGTATTGTTTACTCTAAGGCCAGAATTAATCCCAGGTGGTCCTAAAAGTAATATCATCGTAAGATTTTTAATCTTTGTTTGGGTCGGGATTGGAGCAACTGTAGGAGCAACTGCAACTAGAACACTTCTCAATTTAGCTGTTGAAAAACAAAAGGAAGCAAAAAAAGCTTTGGACTCTTTGTTACAAATGGCAAAAACAATTTTAAATACGATTGAATTGATGAAACAGCAGATCAGAAACCAGGATACAATTTCAGAAGAACTAAAACAAATTTCAGAGCACCAGGCAACATCCTTAACGGAAATATCTATTTCATTACAAGATTTATCATCCAAAGCTGACTCGAATAACAAGATTGCAAAATCATTGTATCATGAATCAGAATCTTCAATCCAATCGGTTAACGATCTAAAAACCATCAATGAAACTGTGCAAACTGGAACTGGTAGAATCTATCAAAACCTAGATGTCGTTATGGACTATTCAAATGAAACTTCTGAACATATCCACCTATCGATTAATAAATTCAACATCCTCCAAGAAAAAAGTACAGAAATTTCTGATTTTGTCTCTGTGATCAATGACATTGCAGATAAAGTAAACTTGTTATCATTAAATGCTTCGATTGAAGCAGCCAGAGCTGGTGAACATGGAAGAGGATTTGCGGTTGTTGCAGAAGAAATTTCAAAATTAGCGGATGCCACAACAAAAAACTCCAAAGAAATTTCTAAAATCATTCAGGAAAACCTTACATTGATTAGTGAAAGTAACGAACTTATCAATCGGTCTTCAGAAAGGATGGGAAAACTTAGCAAAGCAATCGGTATCATCAAATCAGAAATTAACGGTGTTGGTTCTAAAATCGAAGATATAGACAAAGCGATTGCAACAATTGATAATCTTAACACTCGGATTTATGAAACCAGTAAAACCATAGAAAATTCTACTAATTCCCAAAAACTAGCCACTGAAGAGTCAACAAAAATCACTGTCAAAATTTCAGAATACGCAAGCAACATAGTGGAAATATCAAAACAAATTTCGGAAAGTAGTAAGTCTACTGGAGGGATTATGACTCAACTAGATGAGATGGCAAAAGAAATGAAGAATTGA